The genome window GCTACAAATTCAACAATGGCTGCGTCTTCATCATCATTGTTCCCTTCAAGTTCTTCAGTGAATGTACTCAATCAACCACTCCTTCTCTCTAATATGGCCAACATGATGACCATAAAGCTGGACAATACAAACTACATAGTTTGGAGGCATCAAATAACAATGGTGCTAGAAACTTATTCACTGTTTGAGTTGATTAAAGAACCATGATTGATTCTTGATCAATATCTCAATTCAAAGATCTCTCAGGTGCATACACTGCTGTTGTGAATCCTGATTTCTTGGTTTGAAAGTCAAAAGAGAAGGCTTTGCTTACCTTCATGAGCACTACCCTGATTCCTTCAATTCTAACACTCACTGTGGGGTGTTCTTCAGCATTAGAGGTCTGGAAGGTTCTGGAGAACAGGCTCTCCTCCATTTCCAAATCACATGTTATGAACCTTAAGGGTGAGCTTCATAATATCAAGAAGGGAGCTGATTCAGTAGATCTATATCTGCAGAAGATTAAAGTTGTTAGAGATAAATTGTTGGCTGTTGGAGTAATTGTGGATGATGAAGAATTGGTTCACATCACTCTCAAAGGACTTCCCAAGGAGTACAATGCCTTTAGGTCAACTATACAGACCAGGAGTACTCATGTGAGTTTTGATGATCTTTCAACCATGCTCAATACAGAAGAGGAGTCTCTAAATGATGGATCTAAGATCAAAGATACCATCTTTGCCATGGCAGCAGTAGCTACTTCAAAGCCTAATAACAATGGCTTTAATCAGTCTTTTAACAGAGGAAGAGGTAGAGGTCACTTTAATAATAGAGGTAGCAAAGGTGGTAGAGGATCTAATGGACCATCTCAATTCTCTCATTTTAATAAGTTTCAGCAAGCACAATCTAATTTCTAATGGAATTAAGTCAGAAAGGCCAATCTGTCAGATTTGTGGAAAGGTTGGTCATTTGGCCCTTGATTGTTACCATAGGATGGATTATGCTTATCAAGGAAAGCATCCACCTACCAAGCTTGAAGCTATGGCCACTGCATCCAATGCTTGTCTCACTCAAGATTAGCCCTGGCTTGTTGATAGTGCTGCAACAAATCATGTTACATCCAGTCTTAGTCATCTCAGCTTCCCTAAACCTTATAAAGGTCAAGATCAAATCATTGTTGGCAATGGTCGGCTTCAAAATAATAGGATTAAATAAATGAAGGTAGTTGGTTAGAGTTAGAGAAAATCAGAAGTCAATAAAGTACAATAAATACAAAGGAGGTTCAAATAGGAAACAATTAGACTTAGATTGGATACAATGTTATCATTTATTTATCAgggacaataaaaaaaaaagtatcaatatGATAGACAAGAAATATGCCTTAATTGTTCCTATAAGAACCATAGTAAGAATACTAGAAGCTTCTGCATGACTGataaagagaaaacaagaaTCATGAGAGCCCTTATGCTATCCACCATTATCGGCCTTCTTCAATGGTAGATGTTAATTCATTCAAACTTTCTGGTTTAGTAGTAGAAGAAGTTGCGCTAGAAAGGGATCTTCTTACAACATAGGCTGGTTGTTTAGGAGTTGGGAGAGTTGCAGTTTCACTACCAAGCATGAAAACCACATTTGACATTGTGGGACGATCACTTGGGTCTTCTTGTACACATAAAAGCCCAACGTTAACACACCTCAAAAATTCGTCTGCATTACAAGTTTCACGTATTGTTTGGTCCATTAAATCCAAGGCCTTGCCTTCTTTCCACAGTTTCCATGCCTGGGacaatttgaaattgaaattggcATTAGGTAGAATGTAGgaaatataactatatataattgatgcaacatactttttctttggtttaCTAATGCAACATACTTACATAACCTAAAAGACTCAAAGCATGTTCTGACTGGTAAAATCTTGTGTTCTTTTTTCCGCTAATAACCTCAAGTACAACTACACCAAAGCTGAAGGCATCAGACTTCACTGAGAAAAACCCATCCAATGCGTATTCTGGAGACATGTAACCGCTGCacgacaaaaattatttatattgtcAGTGAATTAGGGGACAGAtgggaaaactgaaaactacAATACAAAGTCTAAATAATCAGCTTTCATAATCAACCATCTGCTTCAAACTTACTAAGTCCCAACCACTCTTGTTGTGGTTGCCTCAGTTTGTTTGCCTCCAAATATCCTTGCCAAGCCAAAGTCAGAAATCTTGGGGTTCATCTCCTCATCCAAAAGAACATTGCTTGTTTTCAAATCTCTATGAATGATCCTCAACCTCGAATCTTGGTGAAGATAGAGCAGCCCTCGAGCAATTCCCAAAATGATGTCAAAGCGTATCTTCCAATTCAATAACACGCATAGAGTCCGATCTTGCATTCCATTTTCCATTTCAAGATATATTTTAGTAACCACTCAAATCTAAATTACTggtaagtaaaaataaaataaaataaaatttaggtttAGAGTctaaccaaataaaaatgagtCTAAACTCTTGTTTGGCATGTATTCATAGAGTAACATTTTTTCATCTCCTTCTATGCAATAACCCAAAAGTCTAACAAGATTCCGATGTTGAAGTTTAGCAATCAAAACAACCTCATTCTTGAATTCCTCCAAGCCTTGCCCTGAACCACTCGAGAGCCTCTTTATAGCAATTTCTTGGCCTCTTGGAAATGTACCCTGAGAGAAAACTCCCATAACCATAAGCACCATCCATCATTAATTAGAAACTAGTAAACAAACTGCTATATTGATTGAGTACTAAAAAGGTTTAATACCTTGTAAACAGGCCCAAAGCCCCCTTGTCCAAGCTTTTTTGTATCTGAGAAGTAATCTGTAGCTACTAGTATGcttttcaaattgaaaaatggtACATCTATGCCTTTTTTATCATCTTCTCTAAATTGGTCTGAATCTATCAAGTCTTTGACACTTCGTTCACTCTCATACAGTCGAAATGTTGTGTTTCCCTGATTTCTTTTCCTGTTAACTGATTCTAAAAGATTAATCATAACTTCAGTCTCTTGCTAGCTAATTTTATGGAAGAAACCAAAATATTGTCATTTTGAAACAAGGATATATGGTTGTTTTTGCACCATTTACCTTGTCTGTTGgccacttttcttcttctcaaataATACAAGTAACAGCATGCGATAACCATCAAAGTTGCAGTAATCACTGGGATAATTGCACGTAAtaggttcttttttttgtgagacACTGCAAGCTCGTTGTGCACAActtcaaaaatgaaagaaaacaataattaGTAAGATGAATACTATTGGGCCATTGTCAAGATAAAATGGTTGGGTTTCCCACCTGCATTCAATCTAGGTCTGTGACAATgcatattaaaaatattcatttaaggAAAAGGAATAAGTGAGCGCCTAGAACAAACTATCTAGGCATCCTAATGGCAGACGGGTTTCAAATTTAAGAGGGGTTTCTTATGATTTCATAATTATCATTGACAATATCGTTTTGAGTATTTATACTCTTGGCAGCATTACAAAATTTATCGTTCATTAACAAAGCAAAATTAAATGTACAGGGCACACTGTTATCATATTGTGCATTAATATAGGATTCTAACCTGGAGTGCAACTGAAATTAGAATCGTTACACGTAagtaagtaaaagaaaaaaccctgATCAGTCCTTAGCTAAATACACAAGGTCCTAACATTGTGCTAAATCGCTAAAGCAATCATTATCACAGTTAGTAAaggaagaaaatagaaaatctcaGCTGGGGCAACATTAACTAAATCTTTATTTGtaataaagttatttttatttgcaaTATGCACATGATATAGAATCCTAACCTTGCGTACAACTTAACTTTGTGCCATCCCATCGAAAGCTTTTGGTGCAAAGGCACCTCCTCTTCCCATCAATTGCTGATTTGCAAGTTGAATGTGGCCAATCCTTGCAATCTGCAGATAAATTACAGAGTGGCTCCAGTGGTGGCTCCCAAACAATCTCAACATCATCTGTAACTCTAGATGAAACATTAGAACTAGAGTTTCTTGGAGTAGTTAGATTAAATGGCAATGACTGGTTTAGCCGCAAACTTCCTACATCCTTGACTTGGATAAAAAACTTCGATGTATTTTGATCGATATTAGTGACTCGATATGTCCCACTTGGGGCCTTGAAGCTAACCTGACCAGAGGTGTTGCAATTGAAGCTGAAGTACATAGGATCACCACAATTTGAGCTAGTGCTAAGTGGATAAGGGATCATGTTTGTGCCACAAGGCTCACAATTTTGTACAGTTGGTTCTGCAGAAATATCAAGTTTCAAATAGTGaataaactcaaacaaaaagGACTTGGCCTTATATACATATAATGAAATTGCCTATCATTGCAAATCCATCTGTCCACAAACCGACAGCCCATCATCCCATGGGCCATGGTTGAGAGTTTGTCATATATAGAGACAAGGttaacattttgtttttgttcagtAAAGataattgatattttcaattatcGGCTCACCTTGACAAGATTTTGGTTATTATGTAGAACCATGCTCCTTGtcaaattcattataaataaagTTACTAAGTTGTTAGTACTATTATTGTATCCAGTATCTTAAGAGAGTGGCTGTTTCTTTAACATTTTGTATAGACTTTGGCTTGGACTATAAACAGCTGGCAAGATTTCTAAACTTTCTGCTTCATATTCAAGACGCTCTCTAAATTTCCTTACGTAAAATACTACGTTAGTAAATCTAAGCAATTTATGTAAAATCGACCAGTTAGTACATTACCTATATCCGAAATTGCTACACGGATGGAGAGTTTTAAACCTTCAACATACTCCTCTTGAAGATTAACTAGCTCCTGCGTCCAAATCGAGCATAACTGTACATAATAACTATAAGACTTGCAGTCGCAGTTTTTAAGGCACAACTCTTTGCATTCTGTTTCGTTTCCGACCTCATAACTTTGTTCTGGTTTTCCGCCTATAATCATCATCGTTAAGTTCAAGAAGGTGTCGCCACAGGACATCGAATTTCTGGTGCACCCATCTGAAAAATCTCCAGAATACCACTTCTGAGCGACATGGGGCATGAACCCTGGCAAACATTTGCATGgcaatttattattgtttaaattacagCTACCatattttccacaaaaattGTACACACTACAATTGTCACTCGGATCCACAGATGACAACGACCAAGTCCCGTTTATGCTCTGTTCCCAATACTCTATCTTCCCACTAAAATTCATCACCAACCTTGCATTCTCAAAATGACTTCTATTTTGACCTTCTGTTGTTGAGACGATAGAGTAATACAAACCATTCTCCGAGCTTTTCCAGTAAATCTTCCCCTCTTTGTTGACGATTTGTGTATTCGAATTTCCTACTGTATCTAGCATAAACATGAAGTTCCCAGTTCCAGGGTCATCACGGTCTCTCCAAGAAGTCAACTTCATGTATCGATTCATAGTCATGTTTGGGAGAAATGTATCAGTTGGATTATTAAAGCTCTCCCATAGACTTGTCTCATTATTGAATAGCACCAGGTTTCCAGAATCCGTGAGATTCAGAATCATGTCTGTACACGGATCACACCAATAATAACTATCAACTTCAGAAGACCAATGAACCTTCCCACTACTCATATCTAATACCGTGAGGTTGCCATCTGTTGTAAATCCGAAAGCTCCAGTGGTAGTATTGATAAGCGGGCTATCTCGATTGGCAACCCATACAACTATTTGCTTATCCGACGTGTACCATATTCCAACATACCTTTTGTCTCTAGAACTTCCAGTTGGACCAAAGAATCCTAATTCAAACTTTCTTCCAGGCGAAACCAGAGTTTCTTCATAGTCTCTAATCCACTCACCATACCTCAAAGAAACTCTATCAGCGCAATAAACATGGAAGGAACACAGAAGTACTGGTATGTACAAGATGAACATGGAACACAGCATGCAGTTTGCGGACCATCCTTTAATAACGGTGATTGCTCCCATTTTTCAACTTTCTGCTACCATGATGAAAAAAAGCACACGCACAAGTAGAATTTACTTTGTTGTTAGAAGCACGGTGTCGGTGTGGTCGCTGATCATCTAATTTCAGCAACTCCTCCTGTTTTGGCTTTCGAAGACTTCTTGGTCAGCAATTTTCACTGTGAAAACAGGAAAAGCTTACAAAACAATTATGCAACTTAAACCACTTTTACTGTTTGATTTGAATCACTTCCTTGTCATTCTATTACGGATTTAGGCCCCGGTTGTGCCAAATTATACTACCAATTTTAAACCAAATTACTTATTAGTCAAATTATGTGTTGGTGCACAATGCTGGGTGCATGGCACCATCATAGTCCAGCCACATTCTATAGGACACCTCATTAAATGAGCCTGTTGAACAAGCCACAAAAGTCATCTTGCCCACATTCTATAGGACACCTCATTAAATGACTCATTAAATGAGCCTGTTGAACAAGCCACAAAAGTCATCTTGCCCACATTCTATAGGACACCTCATTAAATGAGCCTGTTGAACAAGCCACAAAAGTCATCTTGCTTTTTCTTGGAAGGTGTCTGGGGCGTGTCTTACACActgaagagaaaaaggaaaaactgaagGAAAATAGAGAGATATTCGGTCATTGAATGAGATGactcatttatttatatattatgagAGAATTTATCAGAAACTCTatcgttttatttatttttctttcttttgtcaatTGTTAAACTACGTAAAATCAATTCACAATTACTGCAGCAAAACTAATTTATGAAATTTACAAATGAAAGTTTTCTCTAATgagaaatgagaaataaaaaataaaaaatatcaaattatgcCCAAATAGAAACTGTTCATCATAAGAATAATGTCTCTTACACATAAGCTtataagggtgtcactattgagaagttgaaccTGTGTATAGCTTTagttggtcttctagcttgaggacaagAGGATGAGTTGCTGGGATGAGGGATTGTTTTTGGAGGATTAgggttgatgttggtgattgaactagtctccaagtgggagatttgttAGGCTTTTGTGGAGCCTAATTGTATTTGAtccgtggatgtaggcaaaTTACCGAATTACGTAAATACTGTTTTGTgcatgtgattatttttctttaacgtgtgctttctctattttgtttctcacaggttttGGAATTTCAGGTTAATTCCCTTCAATTTATGCAAAGTTTACCTTacatatttgtttagtttacaaCATAAAAGAGTACTTAACACTGAACAGTAAATGTAAAAACATAACTTTCCTTCGTATTTTCCCTCATTGTGGTTTAGTTCACctcatttctttttaatttttgcattaGAAACTAAAAGAGTTGGAGTTGAGAGATTTGAAACCTAAATGTATCTGTTAGAatttaaaaacaccaaaaaatatgAGTTGAGCTATGATGCTCTTGCCTTTTTCCAGTTATGTATTGCCAATTTTGCTGTCTAGAAACTGGTGAGGACAAGAACATGAAAAACGAGCGGTTTGTACTTTTAAGTCTTTGACTTCGCGAATCTCGATAGTCTATCATGGATAGATTGAGATTAATGCCAATGCCAAGCGAGCTTTGAGATTCAAAGTTAACTTCGATTCTCAGCCGAtcaaaaaagattaaaagttaaacttttaactttgaatttcaaactatGGATGACTTTTTAACTTGAATCACAGCCCTTGATTAGTGTTGCACCCCGTGCAATACTCTAAATATTGCAGTGAATCTAAATCCCAGTCTCAATGGTGCAAAAGTGTGGTGCACAACGAAAAAGTTCACATCAAGATTATTCGAAtccaatataaataacacaacattgtaaattttacaatatttttcacaattcttAAGAATTAAGTGAAGAAATACATATGAAATTTCCAGattgtgagaaacaaaaattagagaaaaaatatGTGCCAAATAAAACAATCATACAAGATAGTATTTACGTAGTTCGACAATTTGTTTACATCCACCAAGTTGTAGGGATCTCactgttctaaaaaaaaatacaagatgtatctcaaaaaatctcccattaaaaactgTAGCAATATTATTTCGGATTGGGTCATAATCCGGATCAAGCACAATTAGGCTACACAAATCCCAATATTAAGATAGTAGGTTGTGATTGTTGTGCAATAAAAGTGATTATTAGTCCTAGTGAAAATGATATTGCACTAATTACAATCTTTTATATATCTtaataagttgtgaaatttgttgtgtatagacattttttgtttggaataAACGTgcctcttttaatttttaataaagttttgatgaatttaacaaagttattaATTCCGTTCTGGAGACATAATCCAAAACAAGGAACCCATAGAAAAATAGTGTAACAGAGTGCTCTAACTTTTAATGATGTTTTCCAGTTTTGCTAGAAAGTTGGAATGTATATGATATGTGGCCCCCCCAAAAAAACCATATGCCACCAgtaaatcattatatatatatatatatatatatatatatatatatatttttttttttattgtaattgttTCGTTGAGGACAGATTCAAGAAATATTTAATGTGTCCAAGTTTAGCCATTCCTCATCCCATTTATATATCTGAATTGATTCTGCAGTGTGGAGGAATGGTGCTGCCCTATTATCAATTCCACATGTGTTGACTTATtcgtatgaaaaatatataaccTGAGAAAGATTTTTAATTACGAAAACAATTTCCTCATACACTTCCTCCTGTTCTggccaaaattgggaattaaCACTGAtttccaaacaatataattagtaggcattgttacaaaattatattttttactaacatctcaAGTCTCAAAGACTCAATTTTAGTGTTCTGATTTGGTGTTTCTTCCACGTGGCATCTACCTAGaaatcaagtctctaagactcgatttatagccaaaaaaaatttaagcctAAGTCATGTACAAGTCATTCACagaaatatccaaaaaaattattaaaaaaaaaaaaaaacccaaatcagatcagagagagaaagaatccgAGGtatattgtgaaattgttttCTTCAATGGAGTCTATGATCTCAAACCCAGATTTCaacatagaagaagaagagttgaaGCGAACGAAGTGTAGCAAAACCAAGATGCGAGATCCGGAATTGGATCCAAAACCCGAGATGATCAGATGGAAAGCTCGTCGAAGCTCTCTGCCAAGTCCGTTGCAATTCCTCCTCCTCGCCATCATCAGCCAagctctcctcctcctcctccgtAGGACGACACCGCGAGATTCGAGACGTGACGAACCGAGTTCTCGCCATATCGGCCCCACAACCCACGCCGACTTGAAACCCACCCATACCAACTTGAAACCCACCCACCCATGGTCCCACGCCGATCTGAAGCCACCCACTCCGATCTCACTGCAACCCATGTTTCTATTTCtggtttttctctctctctctctctctctctctctgatgagGTGTAAATGCCACATTAGATGTGATCAGACCATGAAAACcaagtctttgagactcgatttatagcccaaaatcgagtttttgagactcgagatgttagtgAAATATATTCTTTTGAAACCAtgcctactaactatatagttaggaAAATGGGCttaattcccaattttggccTCCTGTTCTTGTTCTccttattataaaataataccAGGTGAAAGAGACGAATAACCATTTGCAGATTTGTGTTTTTGAGAAAGCGTTCTGGCCAATTTATCATACCCACGGAGGAAGCCTAAAAAGATTGGTCTAGTCACCAGTGCAATTGGAAGATATATCTAAAACTAATTtcactttaaaattttgtgatttATTCCATATCTCGATCCATGTTGTCTATCCAATCACCATTCATAAAAGTTCCCTATTGCAGTGTATACAAGGTATTTAGACAAAAGTCGAAGGCTAGCTTTACCATCATCATCAAGATGATTAACTTTATTTCcaatatttataaaaagtacTGTACATTTTCATATGAATGTTATGAGTTGGttgtggatgaaaaaaaaaaagacataaacaGAATGTGTGTCTGTGTATTACCTATCTTGTGATCATCCATACATGTTATGTTCTATCAAGTtctgtaattttatttaatgctCTAATTGTAACAGAGCTATAGTAGATTATCTGTCTCATGATCTTCCATACACGTTGACACCGGACAATGTTTTTCTCACAATGGGATGCGCCCAAGCAATTGAAGTTACAATAAGAGTCCTTGCCTGCCTAGGAGCCAACATTCTGCTTCCAAGGCCATGCTTCCCATTCTATGGTGCTCATGCCTCATCTAACAATCTTGGAGTCCGTTATTTTGATATGATTCCAGAAAAGGGTTGGGAGGTTGACATTGAAAGCATAGAAGCTCTTGCCGATGAGAATATTGTTGCGATGGTTATCATAAACCCTGGCAATCCTTGTGGAAGTGTCTATACACACtaatgatgccgaaaaatcaacAGTAAGCTACACGGTCCACCCGTGCTCGAAACAACACctacacaacacaaaaagagaagacctcgcAGAGAGCACTGGTGTGGTGCCAACCAaatactctccgaaggtcaagttagaatttctcacaactctaaagtgcCAGAgcgggtaaattatgcgtaccttggttagTGAGGGTATTGGGCCTTTTATAGTAGAGAAAGGTTGACCTCTCTTTCCTTGGCTTAGAAGTCTTTTCCATATAGAAATCCTTATGAGCTTATTTTTcggaatcctttccttgtaaGAGTCTTTTTGATCAACATTGGGCATAAGGCACAAGAAATTTCCTTATACGTATGCATAGAAACCAAGTTTGGGTTACGTCAGAACCGTCAGCCTAGTTCCTCCCTTCATCATAGCAGCGTCAGCTTTCAATGCCTGTCCTAGGTTAATCCCGCCATCTTTGTAGACTTATTGTTTATAATGTGTTGATAGACACAAAATTGACGAGTTGATTTGGGGTGTCACTCTACACCTTGCCATGGGTAAGTCCCAATGTTACAAATTATCCTTATCAGCTGCCTCCTACTCCATAACCTCGTCAGCTAAAGTTGACGGGTTGTGGAGTTCATTTTTTTctgacttttatttatttaattttatttatttcaagaATAAGAAAGAGGCATTTATGGGCACTCCCTCAAGCATCCTGCATTAATTGCTTGAACACATGTCATATTCTAACTGGATCCGCTTCTGGACAAGGGTGttgcttcgtcttccgtgcaccCTTTGATTCTATATATACCTcagttttttttcattctccCCATTTTGTTGCcgatctagagagagagagagcctacTGTTTGGAGAACCTTGCTCCCGTCGTCTTTCTTCATCCGTTTTTTGAGACCGTCACTTCTTCCCGAGACCGTTTACTCGATAaatcttctcttcttttctcctaTCTATCATTTTATTGCGCTTTAGTTGGTAGTGTAGCTTTTTAGCATGGCCGTCAACTTAGGTACATAGAATAACTTCGTCGCTTGTAGGTAAAAAATGTCTAGGGAAGCGATTAGTGAGCAGTTGTCAATCCATGAAGGAACGGGCTACGATGAAGTCTTCCAAACAGGACAGGAGCCCGAGGAGGGCCATTCCTGGTCGTCGAAAGAGAGATGTCAGCCCGTTCTCCTAACGAGGACGGGGATTATATAGGAGAGGAAgatgaggaagagatagacggGGGAGAAGTTGATGGTGaggaaaagattgaaaatgacGGGGTAATGGAGGGTGATAGGGACGAAGATGACGCGGATGATAGGACCCCCAAGATTGGGAGTTCGGTAAACCCTGAAAGTGGGCACGCTCGTCCATTCATTCTTTCTCAAATGTGGACTGTCAATGATTTCCTTCCGAAGATGACGTCCAAGATTTTCAAGAATTTAAGGGACCATTTCCAAATCCTAGATCACATACCAATCCGTCTTCCTGGGAAGTTCAAGAAGTACTATTCTGGGGAGATTGAAGATACTAGTATGTATGACACCACGCTA of Quercus lobata isolate SW786 chromosome 8, ValleyOak3.0 Primary Assembly, whole genome shotgun sequence contains these proteins:
- the LOC115954931 gene encoding G-type lectin S-receptor-like serine/threonine-protein kinase At4g03230 isoform X2; the encoded protein is MGAITVIKGWSANCMLCSMFILYIPVLLCSFHVYCADRVSLRYGEWIRDYEETLVSPGRKFELGFFGPTGSSRDKRYVGIWYTSDKQIVVWVANRDSPLINTTTGAFGFTTDGNLTVLDMSSGKVHWSSEVDSYYWCDPCTDMILNLTDSGNLVLFNNETSLWESFNNPTDTFLPNMTMNRYMKLTSWRDRDDPGTGNFMFMLDTVGNSNTQIVNKEGKIYWKSSENGLYYSIVSTTEGQNRSHFENARLVMNFSGKIEYWEQSINGTWSLSSVDPSDNCSVYNFCGKYGSCNLNNNKLPCKCLPGFMPHVAQKWYSGDFSDGCTRNSMSCGDTFLNLTMMIIGGKPEQSYEVGNETECKELCLKNCDCKSYSYYVQLCSIWTQELVNLQEEYVEGLKLSIRVAISDIEPTVQNCEPCGTNMIPYPLSTSSNCGDPMYFSFNCNTSGQVSFKAPSGTYRVTNIDQNTSKFFIQVKDVGSLRLNQSLPFNLTTPRNSSSNVSSRVTDDVEIVWEPPLEPLCNLSADCKDWPHSTCKSAIDGKRRCLCTKSFRWDGTKLSCTQVVHNELAVSHKKKNLLRAIIPVITATLMVIACCYLYYLRRRKVANRQVNRKRNQGNTTFRLYESERSVKDLIDSDQFREDDKKGIDVPFFNLKSILVATDYFSDTKKLGQGGFGPVYKGTFPRGQEIAIKRLSSGSGQGLEEFKNEVVLIAKLQHRNLVRLLGYCIEGDEKMLLYEYMPNKSLDSFLFDRTLCVLLNWKIRFDIILGIARGLLYLHQDSRLRIIHRDLKTSNVLLDEEMNPKISDFGLARIFGGKQTEATTTRVVGTYGYMSPEYALDGFFSVKSDAFSFGVVVLEVISGKKNTRFYQSEHALSLLGYAWKLWKEGKALDLMDQTIRETCNADEFLRCVNVGLLCVQEDPSDRPTMSNVVFMLGSETATLPTPKQPAYVVRRSLSSATSSTTKPESLNELTSTIEEGR
- the LOC115954931 gene encoding G-type lectin S-receptor-like serine/threonine-protein kinase At4g03230 isoform X1, with product MGAITVIKGWSANCMLCSMFILYIPVLLCSFHVYCADRVSLRYGEWIRDYEETLVSPGRKFELGFFGPTGSSRDKRYVGIWYTSDKQIVVWVANRDSPLINTTTGAFGFTTDGNLTVLDMSSGKVHWSSEVDSYYWCDPCTDMILNLTDSGNLVLFNNETSLWESFNNPTDTFLPNMTMNRYMKLTSWRDRDDPGTGNFMFMLDTVGNSNTQIVNKEGKIYWKSSENGLYYSIVSTTEGQNRSHFENARLVMNFSGKIEYWEQSINGTWSLSSVDPSDNCSVYNFCGKYGSCNLNNNKLPCKCLPGFMPHVAQKWYSGDFSDGCTRNSMSCGDTFLNLTMMIIGGKPEQSYEVGNETECKELCLKNCDCKSYSYYVQLCSIWTQELVNLQEEYVEGLKLSIRVAISDIEPTVQNCEPCGTNMIPYPLSTSSNCGDPMYFSFNCNTSGQVSFKAPSGTYRVTNIDQNTSKFFIQVKDVGSLRLNQSLPFNLTTPRNSSSNVSSRVTDDVEIVWEPPLEPLCNLSADCKDWPHSTCKSAIDGKRRCLCTKSFRWDGTKLSCTQVVHNELAVSHKKKNLLRAIIPVITATLMVIACCYLYYLRRRKVANRQESVNRKRNQGNTTFRLYESERSVKDLIDSDQFREDDKKGIDVPFFNLKSILVATDYFSDTKKLGQGGFGPVYKGTFPRGQEIAIKRLSSGSGQGLEEFKNEVVLIAKLQHRNLVRLLGYCIEGDEKMLLYEYMPNKSLDSFLFDRTLCVLLNWKIRFDIILGIARGLLYLHQDSRLRIIHRDLKTSNVLLDEEMNPKISDFGLARIFGGKQTEATTTRVVGTYGYMSPEYALDGFFSVKSDAFSFGVVVLEVISGKKNTRFYQSEHALSLLGYAWKLWKEGKALDLMDQTIRETCNADEFLRCVNVGLLCVQEDPSDRPTMSNVVFMLGSETATLPTPKQPAYVVRRSLSSATSSTTKPESLNELTSTIEEGR